Part of the Falco cherrug isolate bFalChe1 chromosome 1, bFalChe1.pri, whole genome shotgun sequence genome, gccccgccggcccccggcgctgccgccgcccgccggcctggcccgccgccgcgctgcccaACGACGACGAAGcgccggccgcggggccgccccaCTCCACGTCCATCTCCAGCACCGGccctgctgccgccgccgccgcttcctcctcctcaggctCGAAGCCCGGGTTGTCCCGGCTCCAGGCCTGCCGCGAGCAGGCGGAGAGCGGCGGCGACGGCGGGCAGgagccgggccccgccgcctgGCCCAGCcgctccagctccagctgctcccGCCCGCGCCGGCAGCCGCCGCGACCCGCCATCAgcccgccgccaccgcccggGGCGgagcgccgccgcctccgccccgcgcccgccctCCCGCGCCGCCCGGGGCACGGAGGGAGATGTAGTCGCCCTCCCGTCCAGCGTCCAGCGGCGGCCGCGtacccccgccgccccccctgAGGGCCCGAGCCCAGCGGACGCCCTGCGGCACCGCGGCGGTAGCGGTGGAAGGCCGCCGCCGGGTATTTCAGGCCAGCCGGGCCTCGGTGCGAGCAGGAGTCGGCCCGGTGGAGGGGTTTTACTTCACGGATGGCGGCGGAACGGCTGTTCCACGTAACCTGGAGAGGCATCAAAGCCCCTCACGCGGCGGgagagccccccgccccgccccagcacacagcagcgCAGCCCGCGGGTACGAGTTGTTGTGGCTTTATTGCAATCCAGTTACAGCAAGTAAAGTACAGGCTGGCAGCACGGAGAGCAGCGTGCCCACAGTGTCGTCTGGCCACCCTGCACCGCCGTCACCGCGTCCCGCGAGGCCGGCACAGCATGTGGGGCGTGGGCACTGCTGGCGGCCAAGGGGAGGCCACTGGGCAAAGAAGAGCCCCAAACCCAGGAAGTCACCATATGCCCTACGCTGTACAGGTACCCAAAATGAAGCTGCAACCCCCTCCCCTTAGGCAGGAACTGAAAAAGGGGAACATGACACTCGTCCCCCTTTAAAGGGtgacttcattattttcaatGCTGTGACGATCGTGAGCATCCTCAGCACTCTCCAATGTTTGGTTACTGTTATCGTCAGGACTCTCAGCTGAGACGCGGCTCTCCCTGCTTTCCACACTCTGCTGGCTCTCCCTGCTTTCCACGCTCTGCTGTCTCTCCCTGCTTTCCACACTCTGGTGGCTATCCCCTCTGACACTAGCCTTGCTATCAGCTTCTGCCTCACGGCTGTCGAATTTCTGCCAGCTGTCATTTTCCACACTTTGGTCACAGTGCTTGCTGTCCAGCTCGCTGCTGTCCTGCCCGTGGCTCTTGTCAGCCCATTCCCCACTGACAGTGTGCTTCCCCAGGGAGTGGCGGGTGGCAGAATCCTCCTGGGAGAGCCCTGCTTGCTGGCTGTCTGCATCTGGAACGCTCTCATCCTCCTCCGTGGCATCATATGCAATAAGCTGTGTTAGAGAGCAAAACAAGAGAGAGCCGTCGTCACTCCTGAGGAACTGATCCGTCAACAGGTGCTGCAGTACCTCACCAAAGTGAGCTGCATAGGCTGCAGGGACACTCAAAGCCTGCATGATTCATTTCTGCCTGGAGACACCATGGTCTTTTATGGTGTCACGTGAACATTTCATGTTGCAAGGAACTCAGGTTTGACCCTGGCCTCAAATTTCACATGTGCAAGTACAGCATGATAGTGCAAACTGCAGTATTGCACAGCTTGCAGCAGCAGGCTACAGTCCTGCCTCACCACGTTGACAGCTATCAATACCCCCTGATTTAAAGTGTccagagaaaggaaacacattCCTTCACTTATGCCTATTTTCCCCTCAACAATCCTTTTGAAAACTGACTCCCACAAAATGACATGTCCATTTTCAAGTTCGCTACCCTTTTCCAAAAACCTGGGTACCACTGCTCAGCACTATTTACCTTTTTTGCAGCTTTGCGGAGTTTGCTAGACTTCACTGCCCTCACCCTGTAGCCCACGCTGTCACCTCTGCCGGCATTGTCTCCCCGGGTGAAAGGGGGGAATGGTACAGTTACTGGAATTTCTGTGGGAAAACTTGTGACAACCTCATCAGATTCATCCGTGTCATTGGAatcatcttcatcatcatcatcatcatccacATCTTCATGGCTTTTGCTTGACACATCAGGGAAGTGctagaaaacatttattatgCATGAGGCAAATGAACATACATCTGAGATGTGCAGACTGGTATCTGTCCTGTTCGCTTATGCACTGTTGAGGGGCTATGTGCACAAATCACTCTGAATTTGCCTCACCCTGCTTTGGTGAAGCAAAGGGAGAGGTTTGTTTAAGGAGAGATgttaccataaaaaaaaatcatttcattgAGGAAAAACTGAGTGCTGTTACACactggctgccctgcagcactcAACTGACATTTTGCTGTTCAGAACACTTACTGGTTTTACTGGGAGGTCCACACTTTCTTCTGAAGAGTAAAGAGTCTGAAAACAACATAAAACTCACTATTAGTACACAGTAGAGCTGATCAGCATGTTGACTATTCTTTAAGCACTTAATCCTAACTTGCAAATCTTGGCATTGAAAGgtgctctgttttctcttccagttAGTTTCCCCTACCTGCTGAGGTGATGCCAGGTCATTCTGTGGGTGCTCCAGACTCTCCCAAGACTGAGAATTCACGTGGTGGTGTCGATACCTGTGTGAGTGATGGCCCCTGGCATCctttaagatgaaaaaaaaaagggggggggttAATCCACAGAGGAGCATACAGGAGCAAGCAAAGCTGTCTGCATCACAACCTCTGTTTTCAGGCAGAGGTGGCATCTGCAATACGTGCCATCAATACCCCCTGCAATTGCAAATCCTCAGCGATTCATTGCAGTAGGAAGAGGACTCGGAACAAGCCATGATCCCAGATGAACGTTATACCCAAACAATATAATACAGATGTGCCTTTCCcactggcagagcctggggaaTTTCAGATCAGTTTTTCTAGCTCATTTTTTGTTCAGTGAAATTTGGAGCTATATCTAGTGACCATTGTTTATGCTAATTCTCAGGTCCTTTTACCAAGAGTGATTTATCTCCCACATCATGAAGGCTCTAAACTAAATGCAGTAGCAGagcaaagaattaattttacatgGGTAGTAGCTGGAAATGGAGTATAAATCAAATAGCTATATAGAAGACTATTTAATAGAGTTCATTTACACCACTCCAAAAAATCATGGAAATTGTATTAAAGTGCTCTTCCAACACCAAATATTGTCATCTGATCCACACTAATGAATGTGGGTTATAGTagctgtgccatgctgcagtccttttctctttttaactgACAGCTTACACTTTTTTCGTTAAGATTTCCAGTGCTAGTCCAGAGATGCTGCTGACAAAAGTCCACAGCCAGGACATCTAACATGGCAAAAGTCTACTGACATCAGTGGCTCTCTGCTTTGACTGTCTGAGAAACTGGCTCACAACAGCCAGGTGAGGACATGTTCTGCTAGCAGCTACAATTGTAAAACAGGTATTCTGATACTAATGTGTAatagaggggggggggggggaagaatttattaaagaaaactcatagaaagacaaaaggagcttacatatttttcttcGGAGCTGGCAGAAATGGCATGGTGCTTGGATTTACTCACCttgaagggagaaaagagaaaaagcatttgtcagtattgatttctttctaatatacaaagaaaatatgcaAGTCATTGGTGATACGCATTTGTGGTTTACTCACTGGCCATGCAGCGGTGATACTGATAAAGCATAAACACAGAACTGCCACCTTCATCGTAACGATTTacctagaaaatattttggaacaGTGAGTCAGCAAGgtaaaataccacaaaaatcCCATAAGCTTTTACTTTCTCCTGGTGTACTTCACTGTGCTGAGACTAGCTCTCTGCTAAGGATTCAAACTACCCATGTCaatctttttcctctgtcctcCATTACCACTCCACACCCAGCTAGTTTTGTAATGACTTAGCAACTCAAAAGCtgcaagaattttaaaagcaggtaCTGTGAAGTGCAGAGCCGTGGTGCGAATAGCTGCACTGAGAAGGTGAGCAGATTCCTTCTGTCATCTACTGACTTGCACTGGCAAAGGAAAAGCCTTGTGAAAAACGAAGTGCTATAAAGATCAGCTTTGGTTTATCATCATTTAACACAGTTTTGTCAGTAGAGACAAGACATGACAGATTTGGCTTGGATTctcttttcagttattttaaaactagttttCAGGGTTATTAACTGGAGTCGCTGTGAGTAACCTCCGTTTATATGAACATAAACTGCTCTTATTGATAGACCTTTATTTCCCCCTCCAGAAGTTTGAACAGAATAACCTGTCTCTCCAAGCAAGAGATTAAGTGAAGTATCTGCTCATATGGCAGTTTTAGCAATTTAATAAATGAGTGATTCCTGCTGAAATTaggagggtgctgagctgcagtaAATTCTGGTGCTGACAGACCAATTCCCAGGATAAGGAACATTCCTGAGAAATGAAACTGATTTACTGGTGAAAAAGAGGCATTTAAAACTTTAGTAAATcatagcagggaaaaaaggcTACTAAGGgcatatttaaaatgcattagtAAGGCTGGGCCTAAGACAGGACACTCTAATAGAGGTATTACAGTTTCAAGGGTTACACTGAGAAGGGTGCGTGTCCTGTCCGTTCAGTAGCATGCAGCGCAAACTGCAAACCTGCCAGGAGAAACAGGGACATTGCCAGGTAGTGGTTACATGAGGGAGGAAGCTTTCTGTGTTCAAGTACCAGCTTTGAGTTTCCAGCTTTTCAGTAACCTCCTTCTGACATCTATCAGCACACAGATTTAAAATTGTGATCATGTATCATACCTTGCATCGCTAAAGCAACTTTGCTCCTATGAAAGCACACCTTTTTCCACAGAGAAACATCAAATGTCCCTGTCCAGTGAAGGAGTTTTCAAAGATCTCCTGCCCAACGCTTTCTTGAATGAAGCTGCAGACAGAATGGCACATGTCAggtaaaaaagcagaacaaaattacCTTTTCTGGTGCAGGAGTCAGCTGCTGCAAGAGTGCTTTTAGTGATCCTAGTGGCAGCTTCAGCCAGTTGGCTCCCAGGAACTCTGGCTTTCTCCCCTTCCCCGACTGCCTGACATCTCTGACCTCGGGGAATTTAAACCCTGTCccaggcacagccaccaatcccgATGTGGCGGAAAAAGATGAGGTCATGAGGCTCCTGGCCGCCGTCCTGCCCACGTTCTCCGATGCTTCCTCTTTGGCTTTGTGGCTtttgaagcaaacaaaacctaCTCTATGGTTAAAACATCACTTATGGGCAAGATCATTAACCAGCAGGTCTCTTGAATGCACAGCATTTGGTACTGTGTAGGAGGACTTCAGGGCCTGTCTGTCCTCCTTTTGTGAAAAGGCAGAACCGGCTTTCCCAGAAACCTTTCATGCCCTGTTCTCTAGGGGGTAGGATGGTAGAATTATGTAATGTATGCAGGAAGAAAGAGATCTGAACACAAAATTCCCCAAAAAGGTGTTAACGCTTCCACAATGTTGTAGATTTTCTCTCCGGGGAATACATGTTGCAACACGAATCACAAAGACAGGGTTCAGAACATGGCCTTTTGACTTTTTGGTCTGAGTTGggtcaaaaaataaaaaagaaaaagaaaaattagtgtGTCGCAATAGGCATTTTGTAGCCAGAAACTTGTTTCTAAAAGTATACAAGAGCCACTGGTAATTTAAAAGGGTTTGTGCACCGTTATCAGAAATTCACACTTCTTTTCTATTCATTTGTATCCCATCTGGGTCCTTTCTAGTTTCATTTACTGTCTCGAGTGGTTTGGTTGAGTCACCTGCTACAGCTGTCTGCTCACCAAACCTGCTCCAGAACCCTTTTCAGGAATCAGATGCcagaaatttttcaaattaaaaaaagaaaaaggaaggggggtggggaaagcaTCTATAGCTCCAGTACAAGGAGCGCCATGACCAGCATCAGGAAGCAAGGGACATCATGGGATGAAATTCCATATCTGCTACGGAGCAGTGCATGGCCCTACTGATGGGCAACAGATCTGTTCTGCCTCGCTTGGATGGCCATAGCTTTGGATAGATTCTGCCTCGTCTGTGACGTGCTGTAAGCCTCTCAGACCCTCTTCTATTTGGTCTTTAAAATGACAATGAGGTGTCAttcaaacacaggaaaacattcCAAACAGTCCTTTTAGAAGGCAGAATATTTATAACTGTTTCAAAGAAGTTCTCTTTCTCCTCATTTCTCCAGCCCAGCTGATGGCTGATGTGTCCTTAGTcaagcagcagtgaaacagaCACCTTGTTGTCCCAGCCTGTGTTACCAATTTTCCTGTGCTGCTAACACTTCTGTGGCACCTTTAGAAACACCTTGAGGAACATACCCAGGTAAACTCAGCAACTGCCCATCACATCACCACACAGACCTATCTAACTATATTTTTGAGCTGAGATCAGCAACAGCTAGAAGTTTAACGTAGTCTGCTTAATAGAGAATTCTAATATCCCAGGAGGAGAACTGGATAATAAGATAGTATATTAATAGTTTTGCATGTCCTTAAACCCGTGTATGCATCCACCTGAATAAGGACTATCCACACTTTTATTTCTGGAGCTATGTGaccatttttatttactaaCTCAGGAAAGacttttcaagcaaaaaaaagccttcagtaACTAGCATTTCAGTAGTGGGATCTTCTGCAGATTTAGATAACCTACATCATCTCCCACTGTATCTGCAGCTCAGTGCTTCTGGAAGCCAGTTTACTGAAGCCCTTATACGCAGATACAGGACTCAAGCTGTAAGTGGATGCTATTTAGAAGTTTTGGCTTAAGCATTATGTAGTAGCTCATATATCCACATTGTAATACACGACAATTAACTTAGTAATAAGGACTGTTTCAAAACACCACTGCTGTTGACTCCAGGGAACCCCAAAACAGGTCCATAGGTAGCCATGTACCTTTGATCCCAAACACCGATACAAATGAATAGCCCAACTTGCAGCTCCCCTGACTGCTAAGAAAAAAGTACTTCCATCTGACAGAGACAAGCTTGGTGGCTCACACCACTGAATATGGGACTGGGTATGCTGGGTCCTGCTCTCCTGTCTACACACTGCATCAAATTTTAAGCCTGCAAAAACCTACTTTCTCTACCCACCATTCATCAAGAGACACGGAACTGAAAAACAACATTATACTGAAAGATTCCCTAGAGCTGATGTCTGgccaaaacaacaaaccttcTAGCATCTGCAGTCTGCATAATGGCATATTACTGTCTATCGGACTTTCAGGAAAACACGTATTATGTCAGGACTTGTAAACAACCTGTTTCACCAAGTTCAGCAGCTGTCTTCAGTCATGCTGGTTGAGAAGCCCAGAGCCATTAGAAACACAGTTTTCCTGCAGTTTGTGTACAGGTCAATTATCCCTGTGGCTTTTCAAGACATGTTTTTGCAAGTACCTGGAACACTTGTCTCCCAGCGGAGATGCTATGTGACCCC contains:
- the SPP1 gene encoding osteopontin, which produces MKVAVLCLCFISITAAWPVSKSKHHAISASSEEKYDARGHHSHRYRHHHVNSQSWESLEHPQNDLASPQQTLYSSEESVDLPVKPHFPDVSSKSHEDVDDDDDDEDDSNDTDESDEVVTSFPTEIPVTVPFPPFTRGDNAGRGDSVGYRVRAVKSSKLRKAAKKLIAYDATEEDESVPDADSQQAGLSQEDSATRHSLGKHTVSGEWADKSHGQDSSELDSKHCDQSVENDSWQKFDSREAEADSKASVRGDSHQSVESRERQQSVESRESQQSVESRESRVSAESPDDNSNQTLESAEDAHDRHSIENNEVTL